In uncultured Cohaesibacter sp., a genomic segment contains:
- a CDS encoding glycosyltransferase family 2 protein → MKNFRIAAVVVTFNRIDKLKIVLEKILAQTLPVETIVVVDNASTDGTDQYLTELSSQNEKVKHLRLEKNLGGAGGFNKGMKLAYEIGSDYIWIMDDDCYAYDDALERLVDGWTHLYKLSGHMPGFACSLVKWHDTICEMNVPETVWDWPRFFSHENQPYALVKHCSFVSVLVHRKRVSEVGLPIADFFIWFDDVEYTKRLAKSYLGVYVLDSMVHHDLAENKGVNFGLINKSNVWKYKYGSRNQAYYHKTHGFFNWLEFLYNTHRAMKRAKVPKSLKAQIYKSIFEGLRMKVEIEHVS, encoded by the coding sequence ATGAAGAATTTCCGAATTGCGGCCGTCGTCGTTACATTCAATCGAATTGACAAGCTAAAAATTGTTTTAGAGAAAATATTGGCACAAACCCTGCCGGTCGAAACGATCGTCGTCGTCGACAATGCATCAACAGATGGCACCGACCAGTATTTGACGGAACTTTCATCGCAAAATGAAAAAGTCAAACATCTCAGACTTGAGAAGAATCTGGGAGGAGCAGGCGGCTTCAACAAGGGCATGAAACTGGCCTATGAGATCGGCAGCGACTATATCTGGATCATGGATGACGACTGTTATGCATATGATGATGCGTTGGAACGTCTGGTCGACGGCTGGACCCATCTGTATAAGCTCTCAGGTCATATGCCCGGTTTTGCCTGTTCGCTCGTCAAGTGGCATGACACGATTTGCGAAATGAATGTTCCGGAAACCGTATGGGACTGGCCGCGCTTCTTCTCACACGAAAATCAGCCCTATGCGCTGGTTAAGCACTGTTCCTTTGTTTCGGTTCTGGTTCATAGAAAGCGCGTCTCCGAAGTGGGGCTACCAATCGCGGATTTCTTCATCTGGTTTGATGATGTTGAATATACAAAGCGCTTGGCAAAAAGCTATCTCGGCGTGTATGTGCTCGATAGCATGGTTCATCATGATCTAGCCGAAAATAAAGGGGTCAATTTCGGGCTCATCAATAAAAGCAATGTCTGGAAATACAAGTATGGTTCGCGCAATCAGGCTTATTACCACAAGACCCATGGCTTCTTTAATTGGCTCGAATTCCTGTATAACACGCACCGGGCCATGAAACGCGCCAAAGTTCCCAAAAGCCTTAAAGCTCAGATC
- a CDS encoding glycosyltransferase family 4 protein, whose protein sequence is MLKFHDTNLEFDFDRHVKNLKKRVQDRAISDAALYSVVFPNKTVHIFYFLEDNQLCGMPEIHSFESVTSDIFEGNYFHHITVSPNKQGGKKDEENSFEDGDIYVALPFAENPNFNACVKGPKRRLHNYVYHRFPEFYDSRRQKFFDEQAITLKKRETHGKIEKQVSIFNPMAYMGGQIKNAKSIAQQLNPEGRPVAVIGMHWLDTGGAESCALEALEAAHEAGFLTICITDRRGKEILYNRADKASDYIFQLDSTLPDNLWRQFYSNLLYLLDVKILHIHHCASMFENLPLIKAISPKTKVISSTHIIEFQDSGYCRISGVYANYIDIQHVISKELSAYYAEEFQVTKDKIDLSYLVHGESRIEEPHPKPHKALREKCRLLFVGRMAQQKRPYLIANIAQKLMKEKLDFSITMVGGGDMLELTQKHAENLGVDHLIDFRGNLDHQAVKEQMNNHHILLLPSQNEGLALVCYEATMAGVVAISCDVGSQNELISEELLVSRHTYSCIKETANAVKRLASDESFYTAAFSEQVKKFNIIAGSKNYDQFLREQYK, encoded by the coding sequence GTGCTCAAATTTCATGACACGAATTTAGAGTTCGATTTCGACAGACATGTCAAAAACTTAAAAAAACGAGTTCAAGACAGGGCCATATCTGACGCTGCATTATACTCCGTAGTTTTCCCTAATAAAACTGTTCATATATTTTATTTTCTGGAAGATAACCAACTCTGCGGCATGCCAGAGATCCATTCCTTTGAAAGCGTCACCTCCGATATCTTTGAAGGCAACTATTTCCATCACATCACTGTATCTCCCAACAAGCAGGGCGGGAAAAAGGACGAGGAAAACAGCTTCGAGGACGGCGATATTTATGTGGCATTGCCATTTGCCGAGAATCCCAATTTCAACGCTTGTGTCAAAGGCCCCAAGAGGCGTCTACACAATTACGTCTACCATCGGTTTCCGGAATTTTACGATTCCAGACGGCAAAAATTCTTCGACGAACAAGCCATAACGCTCAAGAAGCGTGAAACTCATGGAAAAATTGAAAAGCAAGTCAGCATTTTCAATCCCATGGCCTATATGGGAGGCCAGATCAAGAATGCCAAAAGCATCGCGCAGCAGCTAAATCCGGAAGGCCGCCCCGTCGCAGTTATCGGCATGCACTGGCTAGACACTGGTGGCGCGGAGTCCTGTGCGCTGGAAGCTCTGGAAGCTGCACATGAGGCCGGTTTCCTAACGATTTGCATAACAGACCGTCGCGGCAAGGAAATCCTTTACAACAGGGCGGACAAGGCATCTGACTATATATTCCAGTTGGATTCTACTTTACCTGACAATTTGTGGCGACAGTTCTACAGCAATCTTCTGTATCTTCTGGACGTGAAGATCCTGCATATTCATCACTGCGCCAGCATGTTTGAGAATTTGCCATTGATTAAGGCAATATCGCCAAAGACAAAGGTGATATCGTCAACTCATATCATCGAATTCCAGGATAGCGGCTACTGTCGCATCAGCGGTGTTTACGCCAACTATATCGATATTCAGCATGTCATCAGCAAGGAGTTGAGTGCCTATTATGCTGAAGAATTTCAGGTCACAAAAGACAAGATCGATTTATCCTATTTGGTGCATGGTGAGAGCAGGATCGAAGAACCGCACCCCAAGCCTCACAAAGCGCTGAGAGAAAAGTGCCGTCTGCTATTCGTCGGTCGCATGGCCCAGCAAAAGCGACCCTATCTCATCGCCAATATCGCGCAGAAGCTGATGAAGGAAAAACTCGACTTCTCAATCACCATGGTAGGTGGAGGAGACATGCTTGAGTTGACCCAAAAGCATGCAGAAAATCTGGGGGTTGATCACCTCATCGATTTCAGAGGCAATCTTGATCATCAGGCCGTCAAGGAACAGATGAACAATCATCACATCTTGCTTTTACCGTCACAGAATGAAGGGCTCGCGCTCGTCTGCTATGAAGCAACAATGGCGGGAGTTGTAGCAATATCCTGCGATGTAGGATCGCAGAATGAATTGATTTCAGAGGAGTTGCTTGTCTCTCGCCACACATATTCCTGCATCAAGGAAACGGCAAATGCCGTAAAACGCCTAGCAAGCGACGAAAGCTTCTATACCGCCGCATTTTCCGAACAAGTCAAAAAGTTCAACATAATTGCCGGTTCTAAAAATTATGATCAATTTTTGCGCGAGCAGTATAAGTAA
- the dhaL gene encoding dihydroxyacetone kinase subunit DhaL → MSLSKKNHTTKKIMNKPEVIIPEMIEGMLLAHPDLLKLEGKTGRAVVAVDGPRDGKVGIVVGGGSGHEPAFAGYVGRGLADAAAVGNVFASPSPEHIKEAAMAADGGAGIVFLYGNYTGDVLNFDMAAEECAEIGIDVRSVAVTDDVASAPRDKKAERRGIAGDFFVFKIAGAAADQGRSLQEVADAARHANASTFSMGVALSACSMPQTLHPNFEIGPDEMEIGMGVHGEPGMRRAKIETAEEITDELMGLILDEMAPEEGEELAVLVNGLGATGLMELYLIHRRVAQILSGKKIRIHHSWVGEYCTSMEMAGASVTLIKLDEDLKSLLDHPCHTPALTVGGTPQPIIGATRTTRDYQDASRIDAIDRTKLKTDGIVTPEGFRVMMKAAGAAIAREKDRLSELDGVIGDGDHGVTMDIGWSAVLEVLVSAPKEDTISQICTKSAKAFLDAVGASSGPLYAGAFNSAGKAVADRLNLDAPSLAAWVEGMLKGILGRGGASAGDKTMIDAWTPAAETALKAAKEGSNEYEVLEAASLGARNGADATRDMESRRGRSKKLGARSVGHIDPGAESTHVMLKAMHEALTSLKP, encoded by the coding sequence ATGTCATTGTCTAAAAAGAATCACACTACAAAAAAAATCATGAACAAGCCCGAGGTCATCATACCGGAAATGATCGAGGGTATGCTCCTGGCGCATCCGGATCTGCTTAAGCTGGAAGGAAAAACGGGCAGGGCAGTGGTTGCAGTTGACGGTCCCCGCGACGGCAAGGTCGGCATCGTGGTTGGTGGCGGTTCCGGGCATGAACCGGCATTCGCAGGTTATGTGGGGCGAGGCCTTGCCGACGCAGCCGCTGTGGGCAATGTGTTTGCCTCGCCGTCACCGGAACATATCAAGGAAGCTGCCATGGCAGCAGACGGAGGTGCCGGAATTGTCTTTCTCTACGGCAACTACACCGGCGATGTCCTCAATTTCGACATGGCAGCAGAAGAATGCGCAGAAATCGGCATCGATGTGCGTTCGGTCGCCGTTACCGATGATGTCGCCTCAGCCCCCAGAGACAAGAAAGCTGAGCGGCGCGGCATTGCCGGCGATTTCTTCGTGTTCAAGATCGCCGGTGCCGCCGCCGATCAGGGTCGTTCCCTGCAAGAGGTTGCGGATGCCGCAAGGCATGCCAATGCTTCAACATTCTCCATGGGAGTAGCGCTGTCGGCCTGTTCCATGCCGCAGACCTTGCATCCCAATTTCGAGATCGGGCCAGACGAGATGGAAATCGGGATGGGTGTTCATGGCGAGCCGGGCATGCGGCGCGCCAAGATCGAAACCGCAGAGGAAATCACGGATGAGTTGATGGGGCTCATCCTTGATGAAATGGCCCCCGAAGAGGGCGAAGAGCTTGCGGTCCTTGTCAACGGTCTTGGCGCGACGGGCCTGATGGAATTGTATCTCATTCACCGCCGAGTGGCTCAGATCCTGTCAGGCAAGAAGATCAGGATCCACCATTCATGGGTCGGAGAATATTGCACCTCCATGGAAATGGCTGGCGCTTCCGTTACCCTCATCAAACTTGATGAAGATCTCAAATCATTGCTCGATCATCCCTGCCACACACCGGCGCTGACGGTTGGCGGCACACCTCAGCCGATAATCGGCGCCACGCGAACGACACGTGACTATCAGGATGCCAGCCGAATTGATGCAATCGACCGTACCAAACTCAAAACCGATGGCATAGTGACGCCAGAAGGTTTCAGAGTGATGATGAAAGCGGCCGGAGCGGCGATTGCCCGCGAAAAAGACAGACTGAGCGAACTGGATGGCGTCATCGGCGATGGAGATCATGGCGTGACCATGGATATCGGTTGGAGCGCGGTTCTGGAAGTGCTGGTTTCAGCGCCGAAAGAGGATACCATTTCGCAAATATGCACCAAATCCGCCAAGGCTTTTCTGGATGCAGTTGGCGCGTCGTCGGGGCCTCTTTACGCTGGCGCATTCAACAGCGCTGGCAAGGCCGTTGCCGATAGGCTCAATCTTGATGCCCCATCTCTGGCAGCATGGGTCGAGGGAATGCTCAAGGGCATTCTGGGCCGCGGAGGAGCCAGTGCAGGCGACAAAACCATGATCGATGCATGGACACCGGCGGCAGAAACGGCCCTGAAGGCCGCAAAGGAAGGTTCCAATGAGTATGAGGTTCTGGAAGCGGCAAGCCTGGGAGCCCGGAACGGAGCCGACGCCACCCGCGACATGGAAAGTCGACGCGGACGCTCCAAGAAACTCGGTGCCCGTTCGGTTGGTCATATCGACCCCGGAGCAGAATCAACCCACGTCATGCTCAAGGCCATGCATGAAGCACTGACCAGCCTCAAGCCTTGA